From the genome of Campylobacter concisus:
TTTATCTCAAAATATTACACATGCGAGCTTGGCGTCAGCCTAAATTTATTTGAACCAAATGACACTATTGCAGTAGATAAATTTTATGAAAATCAAAATTTTAATGTGGCACCTAAACTAAGCGAAAAACAGCAAGAGGCTTTGGATTTTATAAATAAACGTAAAATTTCACTCATATTTGGCGACACTGGAAGCGGAAAAAGCGAAATTTACATAGCAAAGATCAGAGAAATTTTAAACGCAGGCAGCCAAGCGCTATTTTTAATGCCTGAAATTTCACTCACGCCACAAATGCAAAAACGCCTTGAGAGCTTCTTTGGCGAGGCAGTAGCAGTCTGGCACTCAAAGATCACGCCAAAGAAAAAAGAGCAAATTTTAAAAGATATAAAAAGTGGAAAAGTTAGGCTCGTTGCAGGTGCGAGATCGGCTTTATTTTTACCACTTGAGAAGCTAAAACTCATCATCATAGACGAAGAACACGACGATAGCTACAAAAACACAGGTTCAAAACCACACTACAACGCAAGAGATCTCGCCCTCTTTTTAACTAGTAAATTTGATCTACAAGTGGTGCTTGGAAGTGCCACGCCAAGCCTTACTAGCTTTTACAAGCAGGAGTATTTTCGCTTAAAAGGGACATATTTTGATTCGCAAAAAAATTACATTTTTGACGAGAGCGAGACTGGAATTAGTGAAATTTTAAAAGATGAAATTTCAAAGACGCTCACGAATAAAAAGCAAGCTGTCATCTGCCTGCCAACAAGGGCAAATTTTAAATATCTAGTCTGCAAAAACTGCGGTGAAACGCTAAAGTGCCCATTTTGCAGTATCGGTATGAGCTATTATAAAAAACAAAACGTGCTAAAGTGTCAATACTGCGAGCATAAAATGGCTGTGCCGAAAACTTGTCACCAGTGCGGTAGCGAGATGATAGAGGCCAAAAAGATCGGTACTAGCGAGCTACTTGAAAGGCTGCAAGCTGAGTTTGCAAACGCTAGGATCGCTAAATTTGACCGAGATGAGATCACTACGCAAAACAAGCTCGTAAAGGCTTTAAAAGAATTTAACGACGGCAAGATAGATATCTTGCTTGGTACGCAAATGCTAAGCAAAGGGCATGATTATCACAACGTAGAGCTTGCTGTCATCATGGGATTTGACGAGCTTTTAAATTTTCCTGATTATAAAGCCAGAGAGCGAACGCTCGCTCTTGCCATGCAAGTAGCCGGAAGAGCTGGTAGAAATGGGGTTGGCAGAGTTATCATTCAAAGCAAACAAAGAGAATTCTTTGAGAGCTACATCAGTGACTATGACGCATTTTTAAAATATGAGATAGATTATAGAAAAGAGCTTTATCCGCCATTTACTAGGCTTCTTCGCATTATCATCTCACATAAAGATGAACACATAGTAAAAAATACAATGAATGAATTTGTGCAAAGAATAGAACCTTTAAGAAGCGATGAGCTTGAGATCATAGGATACGGAAAGTGCCAGATCGAGTATCTTGGAAGTAAATTTAGATATGAAATTTTACTCCGCTCAAACTCTCATATACCTCTTTTAAAAGCTGCAAGCCTCTGCAAAAGCGAGCTTAGCGATATTGATATAGACCCGGTCAACTTTAGTTAAAATATTAGTCTAAAAACTATCCAACAAAGACATGGCAAATTTTAAAAATAGACATATAGAGAAACCTAATGCTTATGAAAGCATTATGGAATTTGATAAGTTGGCTATAAAGAGTAAGTAAAATTTTAGAAACTACATCCAATAAAAATACTAATTTTTATAAACTATTAAAAATAAATTTTCAAGCCTTTTAAAAGCCATTTTTCTTTATAATCCCCAATAAAAATTTAAAGGCAAAATTTTGCAACGATACCCAACAAAACAGATAAAAATTCGCAATGTTTTAATAGGCGGTGACGCACCAATATCCGTGCAATCAATGACATTTTCAAAAACAAAAGACGTAAAAGGCACGCTTGAGCAGATACAAAGGCTATATTTTTCAGGCTGTGACATCGTGCGCTGCGCAGTTTT
Proteins encoded in this window:
- a CDS encoding primosomal protein N' translates to MHYYILAFYGLNLAPLTYESDQELEKFQGVRASLKGKILTAFIVNETDKPEFKTSKILEILPINLTSMQSELAIFISKYYTCELGVSLNLFEPNDTIAVDKFYENQNFNVAPKLSEKQQEALDFINKRKISLIFGDTGSGKSEIYIAKIREILNAGSQALFLMPEISLTPQMQKRLESFFGEAVAVWHSKITPKKKEQILKDIKSGKVRLVAGARSALFLPLEKLKLIIIDEEHDDSYKNTGSKPHYNARDLALFLTSKFDLQVVLGSATPSLTSFYKQEYFRLKGTYFDSQKNYIFDESETGISEILKDEISKTLTNKKQAVICLPTRANFKYLVCKNCGETLKCPFCSIGMSYYKKQNVLKCQYCEHKMAVPKTCHQCGSEMIEAKKIGTSELLERLQAEFANARIAKFDRDEITTQNKLVKALKEFNDGKIDILLGTQMLSKGHDYHNVELAVIMGFDELLNFPDYKARERTLALAMQVAGRAGRNGVGRVIIQSKQREFFESYISDYDAFLKYEIDYRKELYPPFTRLLRIIISHKDEHIVKNTMNEFVQRIEPLRSDELEIIGYGKCQIEYLGSKFRYEILLRSNSHIPLLKAASLCKSELSDIDIDPVNFS